One genomic window of Leopardus geoffroyi isolate Oge1 chromosome C3, O.geoffroyi_Oge1_pat1.0, whole genome shotgun sequence includes the following:
- the LOC123585740 gene encoding 60S acidic ribosomal protein P1-like: HHGLCLLSELACIYLALILHYPEVPEDKINAFIKAAGVNVRHFWPGLFAKALANVHIHIGSLACNVGAGGPTRVAACAAPGSGPAPFTTTVPAEKKVQAKKEESEQSEDDMGFGLFD; this comes from the coding sequence CACCatggcctctgtctcctctcGGAGCTTGCCTGCATCTACTTGGCCCTCATCCTGCACTACCCTGAGGTCCCAGAGGATAAGATCAATGCCTTCATTAAAGCAGCTGGTGTAAATGTTCGACATTTCTGGCCGGGTTTGTTTGCAAAGGCCCTGGCCAACGTCCACATCCACATCGGGAGCCTCGCCTGCAATGTAGGGGCTGGTGGACCCACCCGCGTGGCAGCCTGTGCAGCACCAGGGAGTGGTCCTGCCCCCTTCACCACTACTGTCCCCGCTGAGAAGAAAGTgcaggcaaagaaagaggaatcTGAGCAGTCTGAGGATGACATGGGCTTTGGGCTTTTTGACTAA